The following nucleotide sequence is from Candidatus Omnitrophota bacterium.
TGCAGTAAAATTCCAGACGTATACACCAGATACTATTACTATAGATGTGGATAATAAATATTTTAGCATACAGTATCCTCGTTTGGGAAAACAGAGCCTTTATCAATTGTATAGCAAGGCTTACACGCCTTGGTCTTGGTTTAAAAAGCTTAAAAAAATAGCTGATGATATGGGGATCGTATTTTTTTCTACAGCTTTTGATAAGACGTCAGTAGATTTTCTGGAAGAGCTTCAGGTTCCAATGCATAAAATTGCTTCTTTTGAATTGGTAGACTTGCCATTAATTGAATATGCTGCACAGAAGAAGAAGCCAATTATAATTTCTACCGGAATGGGAACAATTAAAGAAATTAAAGAAGCGGTTATTGTCGCGCAGAAAGCAGGCAATAAGAATATAGTATTATTAAAATGTGTTAGTGCTTACCCTGCTCATCCGGAAGAGATGAATTTGAAAACTATCCCCGATATGAAGAAAATGTTCAATTTGCCGGTAGGCCTTTCTGATCATTCATTGGATGCGGCGGTGCCGGTTTCTGCAGTTTCTTTGGGGGCGGTTTTTATTGAGAAGCATTTCACTCTATCTCGTTCAATAAAGACTCCAGATTCTTTTTTTTCAACCGAACCTTCTGAATTTAAGGAGATTGTTAAAAACATTCGGATAGTTGAAAAGGCAATTGGAAAAGTGCATTACGGGGTCACAAAGGAAGATTTTGATAATCATGTTTTCCGTAGATCTTTATTCGCGGTTGAGCCTATCAAAAAAGGAGAAATATTTTCAGAAATTAATTTAAGATCTATACGTCCGGCCTATGGATTGGCACCGAAATATTTAAAAGAAATATTAGGAAAAAGATCAAGGTTAAATATAAAAAAAGGAACTCCTTTGACTTGGGGGATGGTTGATGAATAGTTCGATGTGGAGCAAGGCTGTGAAGGGTGCTCCGGTTTCTTTAATAATTGAAATATTCAAACACAGGCTTTTTAGGGGTGGAGTTACGTATTTTTTTGCAACTATAATTGGGTCTGCCATTCCAATGCTTCTTCTCCCTGTCCTGACAAGATATCTGACTCCTATGGAATATGGTACGCTTGCAATATTCCAGGTTATTGTATCTCTATTGGTAATACTAATAGGTATAGATACACATGCTGCTGTAGGGGTTGTTTATTTTCAAAAGAGCGGGAATGAAATAAGATCATATATTGGTAATATCCTTTTAGTTATTGTTGCTTGTTTTGTTATGTTTTTATTTATCGCGGTATTCTTCCATAGACATATCGCGCAAACCTTAAATATTCCTCCTTACTTAATATTTATTTCTTTATTTGTGGCTTTTTTTACTGCAATCACAAACGTCGGATTAATGATGTGGCAGGTTACCCATAATTCAAAGTTCTATGCTTTGTATCAAGTTTCGATGAGTTTATTCAACGCACTTTCTTCAATATTACTTGTTGTTATTTTTCATATGGGATTAAAGGGTCGGATATTTGGAATATCCTCAGCTGCTATTGTTTTTGGCTTTATTAGTATGTATATATTATTTCGTAACTTTAGGATGAATTTTAAGATAAAAAAAGAGTTTATCAAAGATATATTTATTTTTTCGCTTCCACTTGTGCCTCACGAAATATCAGGTTGGATAATGTCAGGCACAGACAAGATTTTCCTGAATAATTTTGTTGGTTTAAAAATGACAGGTATATATTCTGTAGGTTATCAGATTGGAATGATTCTTGGTCTTGTAACTGCCGCTTTTAATCGAGCATGGGGGCCATATCTTTTTCAGGCGCTTTCTACTATAACTTACAGCAAAAAGATTAAAATAGTAAAGGTTACTTATTTATATTTTATTGTTATTTTGTTGCTAGCGTTTTTGTTAAGCATGGTTTCTCCAATCATAATTCAAATCCTAGTGAATAAAAATTTTCAAGCTTCAAATGAATTTGTAATTTGGATTGCGCTTGGGGCCGCTGCAATGGGGATGTATTATATGGTTGTTAATTATTTATTTTTTGTTAAGAAGACGCATATCCTAGCGCTAGCTACATTTATTTCAGCGCTTGTTAATATAGGATTAAATTATTCTTTGATTAAAATGTATGGTGCTATGGGTGCCGCAAAAGCAAATGCGATTTCTTCATTCTTTACTTTTTTTCTAGTGTGGTTATTAAGTGCAAAGTATTATCCAATGCCTTGGTTTTCTTGGAGCAAAATAAAGTCAATTGGAGCATAAATTGGATAGAGTGTTGAGTTTGAAAGAATTAATGGCCATAGAAATAGATTTGGAAGTCCTAGACTTTCGGTTTAAATATAGAGATACGCTTATGTGGCCATTTATAAGGAATGCCTTGTTTCTAAAAGCAATATATGAAATGTTTGGGCTTGCCAACTCTAATGAGTTTAGTAATAAAGCTTATCGCTTAATCCCTTCGTACTTGTTTTTTACTTTAAATAGCAACCCCTTTACCAAGAATTTAAACGGAAAAAATGATATATTGTTCTTTAGTTCAGGTGTGGTAAATGTAAAGCACGGTCATAAATATATAAATAGATTATACGATCATTTTGCTTTGGAATATCCTAGAAAAAGCTTAATAATTGAAGATTCTTTTCGTATGCAATACTTTAGGCCTAGGTTTTTCCCAAATGTTAAAAGTCTCGACTATATCTCGATTGCCTCTTTAATAAAATCACGTCTTAAGAAAACTGTTAATACTGACAAAGAAAATATTGATAGGTTTATAAATCTTATAAAAAGCAGGTTTCTATATAAGTTCAAAAATGATGTTTGGAAAGGTTTGACTTTGGTTTTGGAGAAAATATCTGTTAAGCTTCCTTTTCTCTATGAGTATTATTCTAGATTGTTTGAGATAATAGAACCTAAAATCATGTTTTTAGAAGATGGGAGTTATGGTTCTATGTCGTATGTTTTAAAATGGGCGGTTGAAAAGGGTATTGTTACGGGAGAGTTTCAGCATGGGATAACCTCGTTAAATCATCCCGCATATAACTATAGCCAGGAGATATTAGGGTCTGCATACAAAGATTACTTGCCGCAGTATTATTTAACTTTTGGTAAATACTGGAGTTCGGCTATAAATACTTCTTCTAAAGATGTCATAATAGGCAATCCTTATATTATTGAGTATGTTAAGAGCTTGACAGAAAAAAGCAAGATTAATACTAAGAGGCGTATATTGTTTATTTCCGGAGGAACTGTTTATTCCTTTATAAAGAAATTAGCAGTAGGATTGAGAAAAACTTTGCCTGTGTCCGAATTTGATATTGCGATACGCCCATACCCGGGAGAGATTGGTTTAGTTAAAGAGAGGTATGGGAATTTAGAACAAGATAATATTTCTCTAGATTTTGGCAATTTGTATGATTCTTTATCTTCTTATGATATTATAGTTGGGGTAGAATTCTCAACTGTGCTTTTTGAAGCGATGTTATTTAAGAAAAAAATATTTGTTTTTGATGGACCTCTATTCTTTTATAATACAAAAGATCCGATATTTAATACTTTTAAAGATGCCCAGGAATTAAGTATTAAGATTTTTGATAGAGTTGATAATTCTTATGATGTTAATTATTATTGGGACCCGAGCCCTTGTTTGAATTATCGTAATTTTATAAATACCACAATTGGGAAGTTCTAAGATAATTTACTCTTGCTAAATTTTAGCATCGTAAAGGTGGATAATTTGTTAATATTGTTAGTGGAAATATTTAATTTAACCTAAGAATGAATACGAGAGTAATACCTTGTTTATTAATCAAGAATAGGTCTTTGGTAAAAACAGAGAAGTTCAAGAATGCTGTTTATATTGGAGATCCTATAAACGCAGTGAAAATATTTAATGAAAAAGAAGTTGATGAATTAGTTTTTTTGGATATATCTGCAAGTATTGAAAAGAGAGGTATTGATTTTGGTTTAATTGAGGATATCGCAAGTGAGTGCTTTATGCCTTTTTCTTATGGGGGAGGAATAAAAAGCATTGAAGATATCAAGCGCTTAATTAATCTCGGTGTAGAGAAAATTATTCTTAACAGTATAGCAGTTGCAAATATAAAATTTGTTGAAGAGGCCGCGCAACTTTTTGGAAGTCAGAGCATAATAGTTTCTATCGACGCAAAAAGAGATATGTTTGGAAGGTGTTGTGTATATACTCATGGTGGGCGAGTAAAGACTAAGCTTCATCCCGTTGGTTTTGCTTTAGAGATAGAGAAAAGCGGGGCTGGAGAAATACTGCTTACTTCGATAGATATGGAAGGTACTTTGAACGGGTATGATTTAGAGCTTATTAAGGAGGTGTCTGGTGCTGTAACGATTCCTGTTATAGCTAATGGAGGCGCTGGACAATTGGGGCATTTTCAACAAGCTGTACAAAAAGGAGCGTCTGCTGTTGCAGCAGGAAGTATGTTTGTATTCCACGGTAAATATAAAGCTGTACTTATAAGTTATCCTCATATAAATGAGGTAAGAAAATTGATGGGGTAATATGGTTTTATATAATTCATTAGAAGAATATCGGGTTTGTAAATACTGTATTATGGATACAAGCGATCCTGAAATTATTTTTGATGAAGAGGGGAGATGTAGCCATTGCAAGCGGTATTTTCATATTGCGCAAGAGAGAATATTGCCTGATGACGAGCTTAAAATCCGCCTTGGCGCGCTCGTTGAGAAAATAAAAAATAAGGGTAGAGGAAGAAAATATGATTGTCTAATTGGGGTAAGCGGTGGAGTAGATAGCACTTATGTAGCTTATATCGTTAAGAAACTCGGATTACGTCCTCTTGCAGTGCATCTTGACAATGGATGGGATTCTGAGTTAGCGGTTAAGAATATCGAGCTTACCTTGAAAAAGTTAGGGATTGATTTGTTTACTTATGTATTAAATTGGGAAGAATTTAAAGATCTTCAGCTATCTTTTTTAAAGGCGTCGACTCCTGATTTAGAAATACCTACTGATCAAGCAATTATCGCTTCGTTGTTTTTTGTCGCAAGCAGAAACCGTATTAAATATATACTTTTAGGTGAAAATGTCGTTACTG
It contains:
- the pseI gene encoding pseudaminic acid synthase codes for the protein MKKQSVFIVAEISANHGQNFKRAVALIKKAKECGADAVKFQTYTPDTITIDVDNKYFSIQYPRLGKQSLYQLYSKAYTPWSWFKKLKKIADDMGIVFFSTAFDKTSVDFLEELQVPMHKIASFELVDLPLIEYAAQKKKPIIISTGMGTIKEIKEAVIVAQKAGNKNIVLLKCVSAYPAHPEEMNLKTIPDMKKMFNLPVGLSDHSLDAAVPVSAVSLGAVFIEKHFTLSRSIKTPDSFFSTEPSEFKEIVKNIRIVEKAIGKVHYGVTKEDFDNHVFRRSLFAVEPIKKGEIFSEINLRSIRPAYGLAPKYLKEILGKRSRLNIKKGTPLTWGMVDE
- a CDS encoding oligosaccharide flippase family protein, which translates into the protein MNSSMWSKAVKGAPVSLIIEIFKHRLFRGGVTYFFATIIGSAIPMLLLPVLTRYLTPMEYGTLAIFQVIVSLLVILIGIDTHAAVGVVYFQKSGNEIRSYIGNILLVIVACFVMFLFIAVFFHRHIAQTLNIPPYLIFISLFVAFFTAITNVGLMMWQVTHNSKFYALYQVSMSLFNALSSILLVVIFHMGLKGRIFGISSAAIVFGFISMYILFRNFRMNFKIKKEFIKDIFIFSLPLVPHEISGWIMSGTDKIFLNNFVGLKMTGIYSVGYQIGMILGLVTAAFNRAWGPYLFQALSTITYSKKIKIVKVTYLYFIVILLLAFLLSMVSPIIIQILVNKNFQASNEFVIWIALGAAAMGMYYMVVNYLFFVKKTHILALATFISALVNIGLNYSLIKMYGAMGAAKANAISSFFTFFLVWLLSAKYYPMPWFSWSKIKSIGA
- a CDS encoding AglZ/HisF2 family acetamidino modification protein yields the protein MNTRVIPCLLIKNRSLVKTEKFKNAVYIGDPINAVKIFNEKEVDELVFLDISASIEKRGIDFGLIEDIASECFMPFSYGGGIKSIEDIKRLINLGVEKIILNSIAVANIKFVEEAAQLFGSQSIIVSIDAKRDMFGRCCVYTHGGRVKTKLHPVGFALEIEKSGAGEILLTSIDMEGTLNGYDLELIKEVSGAVTIPVIANGGAGQLGHFQQAVQKGASAVAAGSMFVFHGKYKAVLISYPHINEVRKLMG